The genomic window GTGGTGCGCTCGATCGCCCGCCGCTCGGCGGAAGCCAGCACGACCGTCGAGGAATATGCCTTCCATCTCGACGGCCGGCTGAACGCTTACGCCCGCACCCAGGCGCTGGTGACCCGCGATCCCGAGGGCGGCGTCGACCTCGAATATCTCGTGGTCGAGGAGTTGCTCGCCTACAATGCTCGCGAAGGCGAGCAGATGAGGGTTTCTGGCCCGAAGGTGCGCTTTCAGCCCAAAGCCGCGGAGACCTTCGCGCTCGCGCTCCACGAGCTTGCGACGAATGCGCTGAAATATGGCGCGCTGAGCCAGCCGACAGGCCGTATCGAGGTCTCATGGCGCGTCGATGAAAGCACCGAACCAACGCGGCTGGTGTTCGAATGGCGGGAGCGGGGTGGGCCGCAAGCGGCGCCGCCGCCGCGAAAAGGTTTTGGCACCGAGCTTCTCGAGCGTACGCTGGCCTTCGAGTTCAAGAGCCAGACCACGATGGCGTTCAATCCCGGGGGGCTGCAATGCACGATCATCATTCCCTTGAGCAAGCGCACTTTCCACACGCCGTCATTGGCTGACTGATGTCCTTGTCGATCGCCGATCGCAGCCTGTTGGAGCCGGCCGCTCGCCGGCTGAACGCGTTGAGGCCGTTGTCGGCAGAGGCGCGCGCCGCGCTTGACTATGCGATGCTCGAAGGGTTGCAGCGCGCCGGCTCCGGCGAGGACCTGATTTCGGAGGGCGATCCCGTCGACAGCGTCCGCGTCGTGCTGTCGGGCTGGCTCTGCCGCTACAAGACGCTCGAGGATGGAAGGCGCCAGATCGTCAACTTCATCTTCCCGGGCGAGAGCTGCGACGCGCATGCGTATCTGCTCGCGGTCATGGACCATTCCATCGCGACGCTGACGCCGGTGGTCTACGCTGAAATCAAGCGCGCGCGTTTCGAGAGCCTGATCGCGGGCGACCGGTCGCTTGCGGAAGCATTTTGGTGCGAGAGCCTCGTCAACAACGCGATCCAGCGCGAATGGGCCATCAATCTCGGCCGCCGCGTCGCGCTGGAGCGCGTCGCGCATCTGTTCTGCGAGATCTTCGAGCGGCTTCGTCCTGTCGGCATGATCGAGGGCAATTCCTGCATCATGCCGGTGACGCAGATGGATCTCGCCGATGCCACAGGCCTGTCCGTGGTTCATCTCAACCGCACCGTGCAGGAGCTGCGTGCGTCCGGCCTGATCGTGCTGCGCGAGCGGACGCTCACCATCAACGATCTCGGCGCGCTCAAGGACGCGGCGCTGTTCTCGCCGAGCTATCTGCAACTCTATCGGGGTGGATGACCAAAGATTGGCGTCAGGTGCTGCTTCGGGGGCTGGCGGCAGCGGCGCTGGTGAGGTGGGAGGTGAGGGCTTGCTACGTTGTCCGCCGGGGCGAGCCTCGCCCCTCATTGTCCTGACGTGCCTTGATCTCGGAGCGGACGCTTGCGCTTTCGTAGATCGACAGTCGAAGCTTCTCGCGCACATCGTCGAACTGCGTCCGAAGAATGTGGCGCTGCTTTCGAATTTCGCCGTTTTCTTCGAGCGCCAGTTGAGCGCGTGCGAACAGGGCGTCTGTCATTTCTAGATTATGATCGATCCCTCCGCTTTCGACCACCACCCAGGTTAATGTTCTTCGTTCTCTCTTCGGCGAAAGGCTCATAGCTCTTCCCACCGGAGCGAACTCAGCATATGTAAGTCGTGCTGACCAAACCAGCACGCCTCTCTGGCAGCGCGCTTGCGCTGAGAGCGGCTGGAGACGCGTCAACATTCCACGTTAGCGACGCAACCGCTCCCGATCGGGAACGTTAATCTCCCGCCGCAGTGAGGACTGCGAAACTGAGGAGTGACGAGAACGCAACGACGCGCTCCGCCCGGAAACAGGGAGAACGCCTGATGTCGATGCGGCATCGATTCAAGCAAACGGAATCGCTGGAAGCCCGGTTGGCCGCCGAAGCAGAGCGGCTACGCGAAGAAGCCAAATCGCTTCCGCCCGGCGCTGCGCGCGACGAGATGTTGCGCAAGGCGCGTCAGGCCGAAACGGGATCGCAGCTGAGTGAGTGGCTGAGGTCGCCAGGCTTGCAGCCGCCGGACTAATGCAGCCGCGATTGGAGCGTGCAGCACATCAGGCTGCACGCGCCGGGAACGGGTCAGATGTCGGCGCGCACCGATGCGCTGATGTCTTGGGCTGATGTCTTGGGCAGAAACCCAAAAAATGATCACTCCGTCCTGTTAACTTATTGAAATGCCGGAACCGGCTGACGCGGCGGAATCTACAATCTGCCCGGCTGGGCCGCCCTCAGCCGGCAATTTCCGCCCATCCGAATTGCTCGTGAAAGTACGATGACCGCCAAACGTAACCGCAGGAAACAGACCCAATCGCTCCAGGAGCGGTTGACGGCCTTTGCCGAAAGCGCCCGCGAGCGCGCGCGTAGCCTGCCGCCCGGCAACGAGCGCGACATGTTGCTGCGCCTCGCCAAGCAGAACGAAGTGACCTCGAACCTAACCGACTGGCTGAGCGCACCCGTCTACCCACGACGAGGACAATGAAGATGGGAAGCATGAAGCACTATCGCGCGTTCCAGATCGAGCCGGACGGGCGTGTGTTCGGATGCGTCAATCTCGTCTGCGACAATGACGAGCAGGCCAAGCGCGAAGCCGCCGCGCTCGTGCTGCTGCATCGCATCGAGCTGTGGCGGCTCGACCAGCGCATCGCGCGCTTCGATCTGCCCCAGGAGGTGGTGCGCCAGTAGAGTTATGGGAACCGCGCGCAGCGCCCCGGGTTGGTCGGACGGTACCGACTTCGCCAGGAGCCAGCATGACGGACGCCGACATTCGCAAGGGGATGCCGCCCGTCAGGTTGTCGCGCGAGGAGTTCGAGCGGCGTTACAGGAGCCAGTTCGTCGATCCCGCCTTTGCTCCGCTGCAACGCGAACTCGATGCCGTTGTCGGCGCTGCCTGGGACGCTTACAGCCATTCGCGCAAGGCGCCGCTGACGCGCAAGGCGGGCGCGGGCTTCGCCGATCCCGATTACGACATCGCCGTCGATTGGCTGGAGGCGCGCGCCGCCGTGCTTGCGGCGCAGCAACGGCATGACGATGCCGCCGAGACGCCGCGGATCCTGATCATCAACGGCTCGGCCCGCAGCGAGCACACCTGTCCCGGCGAGATGTCCAAGACCTGGCGCCTGGTCAAGCTGGCCGAGCCGGTCTTCATCGAAATGGGATTTGCCGTCGACATTCTCGATCTGTCACGGCTCGCCTCGGAGTTCGGCAAGAATATCCATCCCTGCAAATCCTGCGTTGCGACCGCGATGCCGCTCTGTCACTGGCCGTGCAGCTGCTATCCGAACTATTCGCTGGGGCAGACCGGCGATTGGATGAACGAGATCTACCCGCTGTGGGTCGCCGCTCACGGCATCCTGATCGTGGCGCCGGTGAACTGGTATCACGTGCCGGCCGGGCTCAAGGCGATGATGGACCGCTTGGTCTGCGCCGACGGTGGCAATCCCGATCCGACCTCGACCCACGGCAAGAAGGCCGCAGAAGCCA from Bradyrhizobium zhanjiangense includes these protein-coding regions:
- a CDS encoding Crp/Fnr family transcriptional regulator yields the protein MSLSIADRSLLEPAARRLNALRPLSAEARAALDYAMLEGLQRAGSGEDLISEGDPVDSVRVVLSGWLCRYKTLEDGRRQIVNFIFPGESCDAHAYLLAVMDHSIATLTPVVYAEIKRARFESLIAGDRSLAEAFWCESLVNNAIQREWAINLGRRVALERVAHLFCEIFERLRPVGMIEGNSCIMPVTQMDLADATGLSVVHLNRTVQELRASGLIVLRERTLTINDLGALKDAALFSPSYLQLYRGG
- a CDS encoding flavodoxin family protein produces the protein MTDADIRKGMPPVRLSREEFERRYRSQFVDPAFAPLQRELDAVVGAAWDAYSHSRKAPLTRKAGAGFADPDYDIAVDWLEARAAVLAAQQRHDDAAETPRILIINGSARSEHTCPGEMSKTWRLVKLAEPVFIEMGFAVDILDLSRLASEFGKNIHPCKSCVATAMPLCHWPCSCYPNYSLGQTGDWMNEIYPLWVAAHGILIVAPVNWYHVPAGLKAMMDRLVCADGGNPDPTSTHGKKAAEAKAMELKGWSYPRHLAGRHFGIVVHGDAVGAEDVRRALSDWLTDMQLISAGRFAELDGYVGYMEPYATSHRELDEDDKFQQQVQNAARALGNAVRLARSGRLEEPGARLADPNPK